The following are encoded together in the Triticum dicoccoides isolate Atlit2015 ecotype Zavitan chromosome 6B, WEW_v2.0, whole genome shotgun sequence genome:
- the LOC119323942 gene encoding ent-kaur-16-ene synthase, chloroplastic-like, whose translation MAPRRLTGRHTIVLPAAAVYQSGLTSRSRHQEANSSRLSLTRAAEHTSSTSLSSTNACHLAAFRGRRRPPPLHWICVRSRKISSSHAYVRQKANQGYKERKDVIRKQLNNPELSLSSYDTAWMALVPLPRSPSSPCFPGCVEWILQNQHDNGSWGIHEADSSAKKDLLLSTLACVVALKKWNIGLEHIRRGLSFIERNISIAMNKIDTPIGFDIIFPSLLSTAIGIGLELTIPQTDVDGILHLREEELKRLAGDKSCGKDAYMAYIAEGLGNQLDWNETMKFQRKNGSFFDSPSTTAASVIFNYDEKALQYLDLLVSHFGSAVPTVYPINIQFQLSLVDSLQKVGIYKQFSSEINDILDMTYSLWLQRDEKIVLDITTCAMAFRLLRMNGYDVSSDGMSHVAELSSFTSSLKGYLNDTKCILELYKASKLCLSEDDVILDNIAIWSASLLKEKLCSNEVQREPIFAEVVHALEFPFYATLERLDHRCNIENFDARSAQMQKTEYLPYGVFQDILALAVEDFTTCQSIYQDELLHLDSWVKEHGLDQLKFARQKLPYIYLSAAANICEPELSDARSSLTKNAVLTTVVDDFFDVGGSIEELGNLISLVEKWDGHNEEDFYSEEVKIVFSALYSTVNQLGAMASTLQNRDVREHMIDAWLHAMRGTMTEAVWQRSQYVPTIEEYMKNAVPSYLMGPILFPTLYFLRENLKATVVKDHEYNELYRLMSTCGRLLNDSQSFEREGSEGKLNIVHLLILHSGGSMSMEDALGVVHKSIDTCRKDLQKLVFRKGSVVPRTFKKRFWNICQTNFVYYRETDGFSSPTSLNSLVNAVINEPLKVPN comes from the exons ATGGCCCCTCGCCGACTAACCGGTCGTCACACTATCGTCCTCCCTGCGGCGGCGGTATACCAGTCCGGCCTAACCTCTCGCTCGCGCCATCAGGAAGCAAactcatctcgcctctccctcaccCGCGCCGCCGAGCATACCTCCAGCACCAGCCTTTCTTCCACAAATGCATGCCACCTCGCCGCCTTCCGTGGTCGTCGGCGTCCACCTCCACTCCACTGGATTTGCGTGAGGTCTCGAAAGATTTCTTCTTCTCATG CATATGTAAGACAAAAGGCAAACCAGGGATACAAG GAACGGAAGGATGTAATAAGGAAGCAGCTCAACAATCCCGAATTATCTCTATCTTCGTATGACACTGCATGGATGGCTTTGGTGCCATTGCCTCGTTCTCCTTCGTCTCCATGCTTCCCTGGGTGTGTGGAATGGATATTGCAAAATCAACATGATAATGGATCTTGGGGTATCCATGAAGCCGACTCTTCAGCCAAAAAGGATCTTCTCTTGTCCACATTGGCTTGTGTTGTTGCACTTAAAAAATGGAACATTGGCCTCGAGCACATAAGGAGAG GACTGAGTTTCATTGAAAGAAATATCTCCATTGCCATGAATAAGATTGATACTCCTATAGGATTCGACATAATATTTCCTAGTTTGCTTAGCACTGCCATTGGGATTGGTCTAGAATTGACTATTCCACAGACTGATGTTGATGGGATTCTTCACCTCAGAGAGGAGGAATTAAAACG ACTTGCTGGAGATAAATCTTGCGGGAAAGATGCATATATGGCTTACATAGCCGAAGGGTTAGGAAATCAATTAGACTGGAATGAAACAATGAAGTTCCAGAGAAAGAACGGATCATTCTTCGACTCTCCTTCGACAACTGCTGCTTCCGTGATTTTCAATTACGATGAAAAGGCTCTCCAATATCTAGATTTACTTGTCAGCCATTTTGGAAGTGCAG TTCCAACAGTTTACCCGATAAATATACAATTTCAGCTCTCATTGGTTGATTCTCTTCAAAAAGTTGGAATATATAAGCAGTTTTCTAGTGAGATAAATGACATTCTAGATATGACATACAG TTTGTGGTTGCAAAGAGATGAGAAAATCGTGCTAGACATCACAACATGTGCAATGGCATTTCGCCTTTTACGGATGAATGGATACGATGTCTCCTCAG ATGGCATGTCCCATGTTGCGGAACTCTCCAGTTTCACTAGTTcactaaaaggatatttgaatgataCAAAATGCATACTTGAATTGTACAAGGcttcaaaactatgtttgtcagaaGATGACGTGATATTGGACAATATAGCCATCTGGTCTGCCAGCTTATTGAAGGAAAAGTTGTGCTCTAATGAGGTGCAAAGAGAGCCAATTTTTGCGGAG GTGGTTCATGCTCTTGAATTTCCCTTTTATGCCACATTGGAACGTCTAGACCACAGGTGCAATATCGAAAATTTTGATGCTAGGAGTGCTCAGATGCAAAAGACGGAATACTT GCCATATGGTGTATTCCAAGATATTTTGGCTTTGGCTGTTGAAGATTTCACTACTTGTCAATCTATTTATCAGGATGAGCTCCTTCATCTTGACAG TTGGGTCAAAGAGCACGGGCTGGACCAGCTAAAATTTGCACGACAGAAGCTGCCATATATCTATCTCTCGGCTGCGGCTAACATATGCGAGCCAGAATTGTCAGATGCCCGCAGTTCATTGACCAAAAATGCAGTACTTACCACCGTTGTTGATGACTTTTTTGATGTTGGGGGATCAATTGAAGAACTGGGAAACCTCATATCATTGGTTGAGAA GTGGGATGGGCACAACGAAGAAGATTTCTACTCAGaggaagtaaaaatagtattttctgctcTATATTCAACTGTCAACcagcttggggcaatggcttccacACTGCAAAATCGGGATGTTAGAGAACACATGATAGACGCA TGGTTACATGCAATGAGGGGTACGATGACCGAGGCAGTATGGCAGAGGAGCCAATATGTGCCAACAATTGAAGAGTACATGAAAAATGCAGTTCCTTCTTATCTTATGGGCCCCATTCTGTTCCCAACATTATATTTTTTGCGAGAAAATCTCAAGGCTACTGTTGTCAAAGATCACGAATACAATGAGTTATATCGGCTAATGAGCACTTGTGGCCGTCTCCTGAATGACAGTCAAAGTTTTGAG AGGGAGGGCAGCGAAGGCAAACTGAACATAGTCCATCTGCTTATTCTTCACAGTGGTGGTTCTATGTCTATGGAAGACGCCCTAGGTGTGGTGCACAAGTCCATAGATACTTGCAGGAAAGATCTGCAAAAATTGGTTTTTAGGAAAGGAAGCGTCGTTCCGAGAACATTCAAAAAGCGGTTCTGGAACATATGCCAGACTAACTTCGTGTACTACCGCGAGACAGATGGATTTAGCTCGCCAACTTCATTGAACAGCCTAGTGAATGCAGTTATCAATGAGCCTCTCAAAGTACCAAATTAG